The DNA region GCCATCGTCAAGACGAAGGCAGGCGCCGAACTCGGCCCCTGGAACGGAAACTGGAAGATGCTGTGCCGGGTGATCGTCCGGCGCACCCGCGAGGACTTCCTCAGAATCTACCCGGAGGAACACCTCACCATCGACCCCGACCTCGTCGAGATCCGCGAGTTCCTCTGCCCGGTCAGCGGCACACTCCTTGACGTCGACTGCGTCCCGCCGACCTTTCCGGTGGAGGTCGACTTCACACCCGACCTGGCGACGTTCTACACCGAGTGGCTCGGCCGCGACCTGCCGGTCACCCTCTGAAACCCGCCGGTCCCGGCGTCTGCTCGCAGATTCAACGGCAATCTCGCAGATCCATGTTCAATGAAGGGGGAAAATGGTAGGAGACGCCTCGCCGGAAAAGCCGCGATAGTCACGGGGGCGGCAACGGGCTCGGCCGCGCCCTCTCGCCCCGGATGGCCGAAGAAGGCGCCGCGCTCGCCATCGTCGACCTCGACGAGGACGTCGGCTAGGAGC from Streptomyces sp. NBC_00258 includes:
- a CDS encoding acetone carboxylase subunit gamma, with the translated sequence MTDDDRSPVSSQETTNALVQRKLSWEELLGLMRAPKDESRFAETLVAQQQLVDWDEQILLPLGENLFIVAKDGKAIVKTKAGAELGPWNGNWKMLCRVIVRRTREDFLRIYPEEHLTIDPDLVEIREFLCPVSGTLLDVDCVPPTFPVEVDFTPDLATFYTEWLGRDLPVTL